CGATCACCCCGGCCAGCAGGTTGTCGTCGAGCACGAAGGCGTCCGCGCGGCCGGACTCCAGCATCAGAAAGCTCTCGAAGTGGTCCTTGCCCAGCTGGGTCGGCAGCTTGACATTGTTCTCATGGCTGTATTTGCGCAGCAGCTGCACGGCGGTGGTGCCGGCCGAGGCTGCCACGGTCTTGCCGTCGAGCTGCTTGAACGAGGTCACGGGCGAGTCCGCACGCACGGCCATGCGCACCTGGCTGACATAGGTGGTGACGGCAAAGGCGACCTGCTTCTGGCGGCTGAGGTTGTTGGTCGTGGGGCCGCAGCCCAGATCCACCGTGCCGTTCTGCACCAGAGGCATGGTGTTCTGCGCGGTAATGGCCATGTATTCGATCTTGGCGCTGGGCGCTATCTGGGCCAGAACCTTCTCGCACAGCTCCACGTGGTAGCCGGTGAAGCGGTGGTTGGCGCCTATGGCATAGGCCATGGGGGCGGAGCTCTCGCGCACGCCTATGACCACCTTGCCGGTCTTTTGCAGCTTCTCCAGCGTGCTGCCGGGGGCGGTCTGGGCCTGGGCACCGAAGGTGGTCATGGCGGCTACAAGGGCGGTACATGCCAGCGTCAGGTTCGCGGTCATCAGGCGCATGGGGGGTCTCCTCGGAAAGTGGGCGTATGGAAAACGCAATGCTGTTGTTGTTCGGTCGTTCCTGGTGCCGCGCATTGCTGCAGCCCGTGAACCGGCAGGACCTGTGGCCGCAACGGCCTGTCTGTCAATGTCCTGCAGCAACTATCCGGCAAATGGCGGCGGCTTCATAACGATGAAACGGAAGAAGGTCATGCTTGCGGCGTATGACCCTGCAGCGCGCGCTTCGGTGCGGCCGCAGGTGCGGCCACAGGCGCGGCAAAGCCATAGCGGGAAGGCAGATCGGGCTTTTTGGGTAATATCTGCGCCTATTGCACAGGCCCGCGCGCATCCATTTGCGACGCGTGCAGCCTTGTGTCGCCAGGGCCGGCCGTGCTGCTGCCGCCTGGTCAGGCTCCGTTTTCGGTTCGCGCAGCCCAGCCCGCAAGGGCGCCACAGAATGATTGTGCGTGCGTGAACCCGTTTTGAGACAGACTCCATGACTGCCAATACTCCCCCCTCATTCCTGAGCCGCATCGCCATCGCGATCGGCAGTTTCTTTGCCATCCTCGGTAACGGCCGTCTGGCCGCCGACGTGACCCGTGTGCGCGCCGGTGAGGCCTTTGCCGCCGACGTCGCGCCCAAGGAAGTGCGCGTGGAAGTGCCGGTCGAGAAGATCGTCGAGGTCCGCGTCGAAGTGCCGGTCGAGAAAATCGTGGAGAAGACCGTCGAGGTTCCGGTCGAAAAACGCGTCGAGGTGGAAAAACTCGTCGTCACCGACAGCGCCGCCCTGCAGTTGCTGGGACTGATGCAGCGCGAAGCCCGCTTTGTGGACTTCATCCAGGAAGACGTCGCCCCCTATACCGATGCCGAAATCGGCGCTGCCGCACGCGTGGTGCATGAAGGCTGCCGCAAGGTGCTGCGCGAGCATTTCACACTGAGCCCCGTGCGCAGCGAAGCCGAAGGTTCGCGCATCACATTGCTGGCCGGCTTTGACGCCGCTGCCGTGCGCCTGACAGGCAATGTGGTCGGTCATGCACCGTTCACCGGCACGCTGTCCCACCGTGGCTGGCTGGTGACGGAGGTCAAGCTGCCTCAGCTCATCGACAGCCAGGCCGCCAAGGTCATCGCCCAGGCCGAAGTGGAGCTGTAAACCATGAACATGTTTGCCTCCATCGCCGCATCCGGTGCGGCCCCCCAGGCCGCGCCCGTGGCTGCTGGCGCTCAGCCGCAAGGCGCTGCTGCACAGGTCGATGTTCCATCTGCCGGCGCTCGGTTCAGCATCGGCATCGATCTGGGCACCACGCACTGCGCGCTGTCCTATGTGAACAAGACCGCCAGCGATGGCGAGAAGGTGGTGCAGGGCGTGCTGGACATCCCCCAGCTCACGGCTCCCGGCAGTGTCGAGGCCAGGCCCCTGCTGCCGTCCTTTCTCTATCTGCCGCACCAGAGCGAGCTGACCGAGGCCGAGCGCAGCTTGCCCGGCGCGCCCGGCGATTTCATCACCGGTGAATTCGCCCGCAGCCGTGGCGCGGCCACGCCCATCCGTCTGGTGAGCAGCGCCAAGAGCTGGCTCTGCCACCCCGGCGTCGATCGCCGCGCCGGCATTCTCCCCGCCGATGCCCCCGAGGAAGTCAGCCGCATCTCGCCGCTGACCGCTTCCACCCGCTATCTCGAGCATCTGCGCCGCGCCTGGAAGCAAGCCCATCCAGAGGCCCCGTTCGAGCAGCAGGACATTACCGTCACCATCCCGGCATCGTTCGACCCCGCCGCGCGCGAGCTGACGGCCGAGGCCTGCAAGGCCGCAGGTTTTGCCAGACTGACGCTGCTCGAAGAACCCCAGGCCGCGCTGTACAGCTGGATCCAGGCCAGCGGCGGCCAATGGCGCAAGCAGGTCCGGCATGGTGACATCATCCTCG
This DNA window, taken from Comamonas testosteroni TK102, encodes the following:
- a CDS encoding transporter substrate-binding domain-containing protein gives rise to the protein MRLMTANLTLACTALVAAMTTFGAQAQTAPGSTLEKLQKTGKVVIGVRESSAPMAYAIGANHRFTGYHVELCEKVLAQIAPSAKIEYMAITAQNTMPLVQNGTVDLGCGPTTNNLSRQKQVAFAVTTYVSQVRMAVRADSPVTSFKQLDGKTVAASAGTTAVQLLRKYSHENNVKLPTQLGKDHFESFLMLESGRADAFVLDDNLLAGVIANAKDPKGYKIVGEALGSEPIALLMRKDDPGFKKAVDDALVRMMKSGEVAKIYDKWFMQPIPPKEMPLNLPMSETLKQLLQAPNDKPLEAYNS
- a CDS encoding DUF2760 domain-containing protein, which translates into the protein MTANTPPSFLSRIAIAIGSFFAILGNGRLAADVTRVRAGEAFAADVAPKEVRVEVPVEKIVEVRVEVPVEKIVEKTVEVPVEKRVEVEKLVVTDSAALQLLGLMQREARFVDFIQEDVAPYTDAEIGAAARVVHEGCRKVLREHFTLSPVRSEAEGSRITLLAGFDAAAVRLTGNVVGHAPFTGTLSHRGWLVTEVKLPQLIDSQAAKVIAQAEVEL